A part of Bacteroidia bacterium genomic DNA contains:
- a CDS encoding ATP-binding protein, which produces MIHRMLSDKIRQMAAKMPVISITGPRQSGKTVLARELFSELPYVNLENLEQRAFALNDPAGFIRSYAEGAVIDEAQYAPDLFSYIQVRVDETRQNGRYVLTGSQHFQLTERVSQSLAGRAINFYLLPFSHSELHTAGWLPEDYEQLIVKGYYPRIYDQELEATDFYPSYIENYVERDARQMINIMDLGKFQLFIRLCAALSGQLINYSSLANEVGTDASTAKRWLHLLESSFIIFLLQPYYRNYNKRLVKTPKLYFYDTGLACSLLGIRSVEELQASYRKGAFFENFVIAETYKQFYNRGQRPPCYFWRDNNGNEVDLLIESGGKLFPVEIKSGRTIHQEFFKNIQYFNKIAENAEDQGRIVYGGDLQQLRSQGHVYGWRDWEIGH; this is translated from the coding sequence ATGATTCACCGTATGCTGTCAGATAAAATACGCCAGATGGCGGCTAAAATGCCGGTCATCAGCATTACCGGCCCCAGGCAGTCAGGAAAGACCGTACTGGCCCGTGAGTTATTTTCCGAACTACCTTACGTAAATCTTGAAAACCTTGAGCAGCGAGCCTTCGCATTAAATGATCCGGCAGGGTTTATCCGCAGTTATGCAGAAGGGGCTGTGATTGACGAAGCACAGTATGCGCCGGACCTATTTTCATATATACAGGTAAGGGTGGATGAAACTCGCCAAAACGGTAGGTATGTACTTACAGGATCTCAACATTTTCAGCTAACGGAACGTGTCAGTCAGAGCCTTGCCGGACGAGCAATAAATTTTTACCTGTTGCCCTTCTCCCACAGTGAGTTACATACTGCAGGCTGGTTGCCGGAAGATTATGAGCAGTTGATTGTAAAGGGGTATTATCCACGCATATACGATCAGGAACTTGAAGCAACAGATTTTTATCCTTCCTATATCGAAAACTATGTAGAACGCGATGCCCGCCAAATGATCAATATAATGGATTTAGGCAAGTTTCAGCTTTTTATACGTTTGTGCGCAGCCTTGAGCGGGCAACTTATCAATTATTCTTCCCTGGCAAACGAAGTCGGTACAGATGCAAGTACAGCCAAACGCTGGCTTCATCTGCTGGAAAGCAGTTTTATCATTTTTCTACTTCAACCTTATTACCGCAATTACAATAAACGCCTGGTCAAAACTCCTAAGTTGTATTTTTACGACACCGGGCTTGCCTGTTCGCTTTTGGGGATACGTTCTGTTGAAGAATTGCAGGCCAGTTATCGTAAAGGTGCTTTTTTTGAAAATTTTGTGATTGCAGAGACCTACAAACAATTCTACAACCGGGGACAACGCCCTCCTTGTTATTTCTGGCGGGACAATAACGGGAATGAAGTGGACTTGTTAATAGAATCGGGCGGCAAACTGTTTCCCGTGGAAATCAAGTCGGGAAGAACCATTCATCAGGAATTTTTCAAAAATATACAGTATTTCAATAAGATCGCCGAAAACGCAGAGGATCAGGGCCGGATTGTCTATGGTGGAGATTTGCAACAATTGCGCAGCCAGGGCCATGTTTACGGTTGGCGGGATTGGGAGATTGGGCATTAG
- a CDS encoding DUF6252 family protein, which yields MKVCYLLIILILLCGCHTPTPDPVKPAESVIVRAGQMYALVNGQEWRTCGPVTAPKTFAQLFVAEYFDMVGAGLCSNTEIYFKIINLQGEGTYFLGDTSSNYALYWGHNKYYTDATHTGEITIEQIDSMTNQVEKLPYRVSGTFSFTAINEANSDTVFVTKGYFNKIDVYVF from the coding sequence ATGAAAGTTTGTTATTTACTGATAATTCTTATTTTATTATGTGGCTGTCATACCCCTACCCCTGATCCGGTTAAGCCTGCGGAGTCTGTAATTGTCCGAGCCGGCCAGATGTATGCACTTGTAAATGGCCAGGAATGGCGTACTTGCGGGCCTGTAACGGCACCTAAAACATTTGCTCAATTATTTGTTGCAGAATATTTTGATATGGTAGGGGCCGGACTTTGCAGCAATACTGAAATTTATTTTAAGATTATCAATTTACAGGGAGAAGGAACTTACTTTTTAGGTGATACCAGCAGTAATTATGCTTTGTATTGGGGGCATAATAAATATTATACTGATGCTACCCATACGGGAGAAATCACCATTGAGCAGATTGATTCGATGACCAACCAAGTAGAGAAACTTCCTTATAGGGTCTCGGGTACTTTTAGTTTTACTGCAATAAATGAAGCAAACAGCGATACGGTATTCGTAACTAAAGGCTATTTCAATAAAATTGATGTGTACGTTTTCTGA
- a CDS encoding DUF6252 family protein, with product MKVMYFFLPLLFLIGCDVLPVTPSLPPETQEGAGTFGALVDGVVWRPNNGGQVFPLALAASYGSGSLILGAVNRDINSEIEFYLQDTVYSEGTYLLAKSKTPLFYVKYEKEDIRYFPNADNYGTLVITKLDTLDIGFVSGTFEFEAISEIDSTDTVRITDGRFDVRF from the coding sequence ATGAAAGTAATGTACTTTTTTCTTCCCCTTTTGTTCCTGATCGGTTGTGATGTCTTGCCGGTAACGCCCTCTCTCCCCCCCGAAACCCAAGAGGGTGCCGGTACGTTTGGCGCACTCGTGGATGGGGTCGTCTGGCGACCGAATAATGGGGGACAGGTTTTCCCGCTTGCTCTGGCGGCCTCGTATGGGAGCGGTTCTCTTATACTAGGAGCTGTAAATCGGGATATTAACTCTGAAATCGAATTTTATTTACAAGATACTGTCTATAGTGAAGGTACCTATCTCCTTGCCAAAAGTAAGACTCCCTTATTTTATGTGAAGTATGAAAAAGAGGACATCCGCTACTTCCCTAACGCCGATAACTACGGTACACTTGTCATTACGAAGTTGGATACCCTCGACATCGGATTTGTCTCCGGCACCTTTGAATTTGAAGCGATTAGTGAAATAGATTCGACGGATACGGTGCGCATTACCGACGGTCGTTTCGACGTACGGTTTTAA
- a CDS encoding T9SS type A sorting domain-containing protein, giving the protein MRNLMILAALFVLASGQLRAQITTYHDTLPDGTILTLVDSSKPPIEVMIDSVFGSLDFSDVSTGLLMDRTIHFVDYTRYDGTLSDSNQVDYRTFLSLYASLYSAPLDTSARPLPDLPAYKATAEDVASSGVVPVGAILMHYHRIKPTALADELLALNGIQLQDVPGRPESPYLEGRIFAVAPLRTRFEQAGLTFQFPASLYYSNSGLTLTDIEFDPGNGVGFRHLSPGESYSAIYPDSGSYLLQFRYHYSNDSIFESRGEIEIMTGATYRYANTADATVAIAATTEHDGATLSISYGCGHSSLTKPFIVVEGLNPNREIGRNVATYRTFLNNVNAQAGVILQPLLEEEGYDLVYVDYENGGDFIERNAKLVEDVIDWVNAQKASQPNAEENVVMGRSMGGLVARVALRTMENNNEDHDTRLFITQDSPHQGCYIPLGLLYTFTHLYHMRRPFGGAYLRDDKPEISQAYGAIYAPATRQMLVQFPLQQTPISNLWPDNPNWELDITYPDSTWLKSTPFLQWLDSLGHPQQCRVVAIANGSGEGQEQDPGFGPNDPINWISISENFGAGPYLFGGTAYVNTRASGLPDRTSALSQIYRGNFLIFYNFLPFPLLLWHNCSSTRIRVANTDPYETAPGSIFDPADLGDNTEGLGTVYQDRWHFVSVSSALDLDSPENEDLFYPVNPNNILNPANPLTPFKNYTAPTSVHATASLPEVNELHTQFTLSNEPFFIREMVGATLSDPVVTGSSDELLASFNFGRSDIAYTSTYISSDVRIVSGRTLGIQRAVELGVTGSGLGQASSDERFEVTVLGSSECSQDANATVSIENGLLEIGSASGNRQGVLRFASQGGNTSTLIVNSTLRIHDNSRLVIEPGATLRIENDAHIELLGDNAVLEIRGNLELGAYASLSFTGSGFIRLGMAVQGTTNVQLIGTGQRLELHGSGPTDKVLEIMDFTAWYPDYDIDMTIITDGKVELGAGAWLDTGNGQVIFANTHFTAITPDAAHRYHTIYTNGQSNQFLENLEFSWGIRGLSARNNLSNGASPTIWDSQFHDCTTGLYSEGKGLTLNNVALYNNTTGWQGVGHTFGGNFVNSQANTNGAGIFFTGNSNLTLTTSQVNNNGSGVYYSGTGSVTGSCGEVRDNFSYGILAVNNGSVNFSSQKKMNLSGNAPSISLSQASNLYLSNGRNNLIPASGSKAVNGTLSGSITLITATRNQWNTRIPPGNPIPNPGQSPVSGLDYTLTNGSGAAVTLTDNQPFVFAPCGGGNPSGLMVETEPCTNCPTMQTPHVPGLRLDLALNQALANLADSLPAVRAMGVTQLSEILDHAFPYGVNHPRLRRLLDLGWLELRDYTAREMAADTLPVDSSLHTPLLTGRLALLRAAVNRRRLQHQAAGDSVRAFYLATDRALLYEWAGRTGKALQQLENLQSPNRTPEEQEYLDHWICHLRAKQQYRQGLLTPLQWDSLIQTCPLPSAVSPVASGTALRLSAPAEPEIILYPNPATDRLYISYTPVGIPDDHASLRATLHDLQGGEEGEILPSQGVFAGNNEWEVSTAHLPAGVYLVRIFTGAESQTFKLVIVR; this is encoded by the coding sequence ATGCGAAATCTCATGATTCTCGCCGCACTTTTTGTGCTGGCGTCGGGACAACTACGTGCTCAGATCACCACCTACCATGACACCCTCCCCGACGGAACGATCCTCACCCTCGTGGACAGCAGTAAGCCGCCCATCGAAGTCATGATTGACTCGGTGTTTGGCAGTCTGGACTTCAGCGACGTCAGCACAGGGCTGCTCATGGATCGCACGATTCACTTTGTGGATTATACCCGGTATGACGGTACACTTTCAGATAGCAATCAGGTGGATTACCGCACCTTTTTGTCGCTCTATGCTTCACTTTACAGTGCACCGCTGGATACCAGCGCCCGCCCGCTACCCGACCTGCCTGCTTATAAAGCTACTGCAGAAGATGTGGCCTCAAGTGGCGTCGTACCAGTGGGCGCGATTTTGATGCATTACCACCGGATCAAACCTACGGCACTGGCTGATGAACTCCTTGCGCTCAATGGTATCCAGCTTCAGGATGTGCCGGGTCGCCCGGAAAGCCCATACCTGGAGGGACGGATTTTTGCCGTTGCCCCTTTGCGAACCCGTTTTGAACAGGCCGGGTTGACTTTTCAGTTTCCCGCCAGCCTGTATTACAGCAATAGCGGACTGACACTGACCGATATTGAGTTTGATCCGGGGAATGGCGTGGGGTTTCGGCATTTAAGTCCGGGGGAATCGTACTCCGCCATTTATCCCGACAGCGGGAGTTACCTGCTTCAGTTTCGTTACCATTACAGCAACGACAGTATCTTTGAAAGTCGGGGAGAAATAGAAATAATGACCGGTGCGACCTATCGTTATGCCAACACAGCCGATGCAACTGTCGCCATTGCTGCTACCACCGAGCATGATGGTGCAACCCTGTCTATCAGCTACGGCTGCGGGCACAGCTCCCTGACTAAACCCTTCATCGTCGTGGAAGGGTTGAATCCGAACCGGGAGATTGGGCGGAATGTGGCTACTTATAGAACTTTTCTAAACAATGTCAATGCTCAAGCAGGTGTAATTTTGCAGCCCCTCCTCGAAGAAGAAGGCTACGACCTGGTTTATGTGGACTACGAAAATGGCGGGGATTTCATTGAGCGCAATGCCAAGCTGGTGGAGGATGTGATTGACTGGGTCAATGCCCAGAAAGCCAGCCAGCCCAATGCCGAGGAAAACGTAGTCATGGGCCGCAGCATGGGCGGGTTGGTAGCTCGCGTGGCCCTGCGCACGATGGAAAACAACAACGAAGATCACGACACCCGGCTCTTCATCACCCAGGACTCGCCGCATCAGGGGTGCTATATTCCGTTGGGGTTGTTATATACCTTCACACATTTATACCACATGCGACGCCCCTTTGGCGGTGCCTACCTGCGGGATGATAAGCCCGAGATCAGCCAGGCTTACGGAGCGATTTATGCCCCAGCGACCCGGCAGATGCTGGTGCAATTTCCCTTACAGCAAACGCCTATATCCAACTTATGGCCGGATAATCCCAACTGGGAACTGGACATTACTTACCCCGATAGTACATGGTTAAAATCTACCCCTTTCCTGCAATGGCTGGACAGCCTGGGCCACCCCCAGCAATGCCGTGTAGTAGCGATTGCCAATGGCTCCGGAGAGGGGCAAGAGCAAGATCCTGGTTTTGGACCTAACGATCCCATTAACTGGATTTCCATAAGTGAAAATTTTGGGGCCGGGCCCTACTTGTTTGGGGGAACTGCCTATGTTAATACGAGGGCTTCTGGCCTTCCGGATCGAACATCGGCTTTGAGTCAGATATACCGAGGGAATTTTCTGATATTTTATAATTTTTTGCCGTTCCCCCTACTTTTGTGGCACAACTGCTCTAGTACACGCATCCGGGTTGCAAACACCGATCCCTACGAAACCGCACCGGGCAGTATCTTTGACCCGGCAGACCTGGGCGATAATACCGAGGGTCTGGGAACGGTATATCAGGATCGCTGGCATTTCGTTTCAGTGTCCAGCGCGCTAGATCTCGACAGCCCGGAGAATGAAGACTTATTTTACCCGGTGAATCCCAACAACATTCTCAACCCGGCCAATCCCCTGACTCCCTTCAAAAACTACACGGCACCGACGTCCGTACATGCCACAGCCTCGCTGCCCGAGGTGAACGAACTACATACGCAGTTTACCTTGTCCAATGAGCCTTTTTTTATCCGGGAAATGGTCGGGGCTACCCTCTCAGACCCGGTCGTGACCGGTAGTTCCGATGAATTACTGGCTTCTTTCAACTTTGGCCGAAGTGACATCGCCTATACCAGCACCTACATTTCTTCAGATGTGCGTATTGTCTCCGGGCGAACGCTGGGAATACAGCGTGCGGTCGAACTAGGCGTTACGGGTTCCGGGCTTGGGCAAGCTTCCAGCGATGAAAGGTTTGAAGTAACGGTGTTGGGCAGTAGCGAATGCAGCCAGGACGCCAATGCTACCGTTAGCATCGAAAACGGCCTGCTGGAGATCGGATCGGCCAGTGGCAACCGCCAAGGGGTGCTGCGCTTCGCCAGTCAGGGCGGAAACACCAGCACCTTAATCGTGAATAGCACCCTCCGCATCCACGACAACTCCCGGCTGGTGATCGAACCGGGGGCAACCCTCCGCATTGAAAACGATGCACATATCGAACTTCTGGGCGATAACGCTGTGCTGGAAATCCGCGGCAACCTCGAACTGGGGGCGTATGCCTCGCTGAGTTTTACCGGCAGTGGATTTATCCGCCTGGGTATGGCCGTGCAGGGCACGACCAATGTCCAGCTTATCGGCACCGGCCAGCGACTCGAACTCCACGGCTCCGGGCCGACCGACAAAGTCCTCGAAATCATGGACTTCACCGCCTGGTACCCTGATTATGACATTGACATGACCATCATCACCGACGGCAAGGTTGAACTCGGTGCAGGTGCCTGGCTCGATACCGGCAACGGACAGGTGATTTTTGCTAATACACATTTTACGGCCATCACCCCCGATGCCGCCCACCGCTACCATACCATCTATACCAATGGGCAGTCCAATCAGTTTCTCGAAAATCTGGAATTCTCCTGGGGAATCCGCGGCCTGAGTGCCCGCAACAACCTCAGCAACGGAGCCTCTCCCACGATCTGGGACAGCCAGTTTCACGACTGCACCACCGGGCTGTACTCTGAAGGCAAAGGACTTACCCTCAACAACGTTGCGTTGTACAACAATACCACCGGCTGGCAGGGCGTCGGACATACCTTTGGCGGGAACTTTGTCAACAGCCAGGCGAATACAAACGGAGCCGGAATCTTTTTCACCGGCAATAGCAACCTCACCCTCACCACCTCGCAGGTCAACAACAACGGCAGCGGGGTATATTATTCCGGGACGGGAAGTGTCACGGGTTCCTGTGGCGAAGTCCGCGACAATTTCAGCTACGGCATTCTCGCCGTCAACAACGGGTCGGTCAATTTTTCCTCCCAAAAGAAAATGAACCTCTCCGGCAATGCCCCTTCGATTTCGTTGTCTCAAGCCAGCAACCTGTATCTCAGCAACGGAAGAAACAACCTGATTCCCGCCAGTGGCAGCAAGGCCGTAAATGGAACTCTCAGCGGGAGTATCACTTTGATCACCGCCACCCGCAACCAGTGGAACACCCGCATCCCGCCGGGCAATCCGATCCCTAATCCCGGCCAGTCGCCCGTATCGGGGCTGGACTACACCCTGACCAACGGCAGCGGAGCGGCAGTTACCCTGACCGACAATCAGCCCTTTGTTTTTGCGCCTTGTGGCGGCGGCAATCCCTCCGGGCTGATGGTGGAGACCGAACCCTGCACCAATTGTCCAACGATGCAGACGCCTCATGTTCCCGGTCTGCGGCTCGATTTGGCCCTCAATCAGGCCCTGGCAAATCTGGCAGATAGTCTGCCCGCTGTCCGGGCGATGGGTGTGACGCAGTTGAGCGAAATCCTCGATCATGCCTTTCCCTACGGCGTCAATCACCCCCGGCTGCGCCGCCTGCTCGACCTCGGCTGGCTCGAACTCCGCGATTACACCGCCCGCGAAATGGCGGCAGATACCCTTCCGGTAGATTCCAGCCTTCACACCCCGTTACTCACCGGGCGGCTGGCCCTGCTGCGGGCGGCGGTCAACCGGCGCAGACTTCAGCATCAGGCAGCGGGAGATTCTGTTCGGGCGTTTTACCTCGCCACTGATCGCGCCCTGCTCTACGAATGGGCCGGACGTACTGGCAAAGCCCTGCAACAACTCGAAAATCTGCAATCTCCCAACCGGACACCCGAAGAGCAGGAATACCTTGATCATTGGATTTGCCATCTCCGGGCGAAACAACAATACCGGCAAGGGCTTCTTACCCCGTTGCAGTGGGACAGCCTGATTCAGACCTGTCCTTTGCCTTCGGCAGTTTCGCCGGTAGCCTCGGGCACGGCGCTTCGCCTTTCAGCACCAGCGGAGCCGGAGATCATTCTTTATCCCAATCCCGCCACGGACCGGCTGTATATCAGTTACACCCCGGTGGGAATTCCCGACGATCACGCCAGCCTTCGCGCCACGCTACACGACTTGCAGGGCGGAGAAGAAGGGGAAATTCTGCCCTCACAAGGCGTATTCGCCGGAAATAACGAATGGGAAGTTTCCACCGCCCATCTCCCCGCCGGGGTGTATCTCGTACGGATTTTTACCGGTGCGGAGAGCCAGACGTTTAAGCTTGTGATTGTGCGGTGA
- a CDS encoding response regulator transcription factor, translating into MILPLSDKGIRLLLADDHQMIRQGLAALLSGAEGIAVAGEACNGREVLEKIIPLSIQVVLMDLDMPIMNGLETTAELSRRHPEVGVLILTMHAEPALVQRCMQAGAAGYLLKTADQDDLLYAIRRVAAGKRYFDQDITQSPPSDNSAFALLSTLTAREREILILIARGKTNQEMADELFLSVKTVDTHRTNLMRKLGIHQVALLTSFAIKAGLI; encoded by the coding sequence ATGATTTTACCCTTATCTGACAAAGGTATTCGCCTCCTGCTTGCCGATGACCACCAGATGATCCGGCAGGGGCTGGCTGCTCTGCTTTCCGGTGCCGAAGGAATCGCAGTCGCCGGGGAAGCCTGCAATGGCCGGGAGGTGTTGGAAAAAATTATACCGCTCTCCATTCAAGTCGTGCTTATGGATCTCGACATGCCCATCATGAATGGGCTGGAAACCACCGCCGAACTGAGCCGCCGCCACCCCGAAGTGGGAGTGCTTATCCTCACCATGCACGCAGAACCCGCACTAGTACAGCGCTGTATGCAGGCAGGGGCGGCGGGGTATCTGCTCAAAACCGCCGATCAGGACGACCTGCTTTACGCCATACGACGCGTAGCGGCGGGTAAACGATATTTTGATCAGGACATAACCCAATCTCCTCCTTCAGACAACTCCGCCTTTGCACTACTTTCCACCCTTACCGCCCGTGAAAGAGAAATTCTCATACTGATCGCCCGGGGCAAAACCAATCAGGAAATGGCAGATGAATTATTCCTGAGCGTCAAAACCGTTGATACCCATCGCACCAACCTGATGCGTAAACTAGGCATTCATCAGGTCGCCTTGTTGACCAGTTTTGCTATTAAAGCCGGATTAATCTGA
- a CDS encoding sensor histidine kinase produces MIRCFVFLLSLSITSLQAQPDSLIAALRTAKDDTSQLRLLGDITWSFYGSDREQALKYADEAVVIAERVADRRWLAQAYSDRGAMYMVFGNNEQALTDYQKTLDIRIQLGLLEKAAATRTNIATIRFRRGEIQEAIDLQLQAIRVFEAKNQAIPLCQSYGNLANYYSEILDWKTSRIYAEKAYLIADSLNIAQMKAATLFSIAKSYEPEKRYRDMIRLLLRCLEVYEAEGIKTEAASLYGSLGNCYANIGATDSAILYIRQAVEISTATQDTGRMAYSHVLLGRLLVAEGKTAAAKTALEQGLYFARISRRRKEMADASRWLGEAYQQEGTYDKAYQALNTYVQLQDSILNQAHQEEIARLQVTFETERKEQQITLLSAENRNQALQMQVTLIGVLFLALIAAAGIFLLRIRHRQRLNAARLETQQRGIEALIEGTESERRRLAAELHDGLAQQLGALRLAVQRLQADLGQAPAALSTLVQRISDSLQDAGAEVRDISHQLLPRALAEVGLAPALKDMLSAMLQPAGITLAWEIHPPELAERRFDEKTELTFFRIAQETVNNTLKHADATAFAARLSLEGDELHMTLSDNGNGFDPAQNTIASLGRVNMHTRAEHIGARLYIHSKVGDGTKTEIQVKI; encoded by the coding sequence ATGATACGCTGTTTTGTTTTTCTGCTGAGTCTTTCTATCACGTCTTTGCAGGCGCAGCCCGACAGCCTGATTGCCGCCCTCCGGACGGCCAAAGACGATACCAGCCAGTTGCGGCTACTCGGTGATATAACCTGGAGCTTTTATGGCAGTGACCGTGAACAAGCCTTAAAATATGCAGATGAAGCGGTTGTCATCGCAGAGCGGGTGGCCGACCGGAGATGGCTGGCACAGGCATACAGCGACCGGGGCGCGATGTATATGGTTTTTGGAAATAATGAGCAGGCATTGACTGACTATCAGAAAACACTTGACATCCGCATACAACTGGGATTATTGGAAAAAGCCGCCGCCACCCGCACCAATATCGCCACCATACGGTTTCGCAGGGGAGAAATACAGGAAGCCATTGACCTGCAACTGCAGGCGATACGGGTGTTTGAGGCGAAAAATCAAGCCATTCCCCTGTGCCAAAGTTACGGCAACCTGGCCAACTATTACAGCGAAATTCTGGACTGGAAAACCTCCCGCATTTATGCTGAAAAAGCCTACCTCATTGCCGACAGCCTGAATATTGCCCAGATGAAAGCGGCGACACTATTTTCCATAGCCAAGTCCTACGAACCCGAAAAACGCTACCGCGACATGATCCGGCTTCTGCTCCGGTGCCTGGAAGTGTATGAAGCCGAAGGCATCAAAACCGAAGCCGCCTCGCTTTACGGTTCGCTGGGCAATTGTTATGCAAATATAGGCGCAACAGACAGCGCGATCCTGTACATAAGACAAGCCGTAGAAATCAGCACAGCCACCCAGGACACCGGTCGAATGGCCTATAGTCATGTACTCCTGGGGCGTCTATTGGTCGCAGAGGGCAAAACCGCCGCAGCCAAAACGGCCCTTGAGCAAGGCTTATATTTTGCCCGAATCTCCCGCCGCCGCAAGGAGATGGCCGATGCTTCGCGCTGGCTGGGAGAGGCCTATCAGCAGGAAGGCACTTACGACAAAGCCTATCAGGCATTAAACACTTACGTCCAATTGCAGGATTCTATCCTGAACCAGGCCCATCAGGAAGAAATCGCCCGGTTGCAGGTAACCTTTGAGACCGAACGAAAAGAGCAACAGATAACCCTGCTTTCTGCCGAAAACCGCAACCAGGCATTGCAGATGCAGGTAACTCTCATAGGCGTTTTGTTCCTGGCACTCATTGCTGCGGCAGGTATTTTCCTCCTGCGCATAAGGCATCGCCAACGGCTGAATGCCGCACGGCTGGAAACCCAGCAGCGCGGAATTGAAGCCCTGATCGAAGGAACAGAGTCCGAGCGCCGCCGACTGGCGGCCGAACTTCACGACGGCCTTGCCCAACAACTGGGCGCTTTGCGTCTGGCGGTACAACGCCTTCAGGCAGACCTGGGGCAGGCGCCCGCGGCACTTTCCACGCTGGTACAGCGTATCAGTGATTCCCTGCAGGATGCAGGTGCAGAAGTACGCGACATTTCTCATCAACTATTGCCCCGGGCACTTGCAGAGGTCGGACTTGCTCCGGCGCTGAAAGACATGCTGTCGGCTATGTTGCAACCCGCAGGCATAACACTGGCGTGGGAAATTCATCCCCCCGAACTCGCCGAAAGGCGATTCGATGAAAAAACAGAACTTACCTTTTTCCGCATTGCGCAGGAAACCGTCAACAATACCCTCAAACACGCAGACGCGACCGCTTTTGCCGCAAGGCTCAGTCTCGAAGGCGATGAGTTGCACATGACCCTGAGCGACAATGGCAACGGCTTTGACCCAGCCCAAAACACCATTGCAAGCCTCGGGCGGGTGAATATGCATACCCGCGCCGAACATATCGGCGCAAGGCTGTACATTCATTCAAAGGTAGGAGACGGGACAAAAACCGAAATACAGGTGAAAATCTAA
- a CDS encoding Rpn family recombination-promoting nuclease/putative transposase: MSEIREKYLNPFTDFGFKKLFGEEPNKDLLLDFLNELLREREGEIKDLTYLKTEQLGTGDSDRKAIFDLYCENEHGEKFIVELQKSKQNFFKDRTLYYSTFPIREQARQADWNYELKAIYTIAILDFVFEEDKTDKEKYRYDVKLTDIETCKVFYDKLTFIYLEMPKFRKEVEELETRFEKWLYVLKNLNRLDRIPEKLREKIFERLFEVAEIAKFTREELLSYEDSLKYYRDLKNSLDLAKEEGKVEEKIETIKRGHREGLSVDILSKLTGLTQNEIRRIIS, translated from the coding sequence ATGAGCGAAATCAGAGAAAAATACCTCAATCCATTTACGGACTTTGGATTCAAGAAACTGTTTGGAGAAGAACCAAACAAAGACTTGTTATTAGATTTCCTGAATGAATTGCTGAGAGAGCGAGAAGGGGAAATCAAGGATTTAACTTATTTGAAAACTGAACAACTTGGAACCGGAGACTCTGACCGGAAGGCTATATTTGACCTGTATTGTGAGAATGAACATGGCGAAAAATTTATCGTCGAATTACAAAAATCTAAGCAGAATTTTTTTAAGGACCGAACGCTTTACTATTCTACTTTCCCCATCCGAGAGCAAGCCCGCCAGGCAGACTGGAATTATGAATTAAAGGCAATTTATACTATTGCCATTCTGGATTTTGTATTTGAGGAAGACAAAACTGACAAAGAAAAATATCGCTACGATGTAAAATTAACAGACATCGAGACCTGTAAAGTTTTTTACGATAAACTCACATTCATTTACCTCGAAATGCCCAAATTCCGGAAAGAGGTGGAGGAGTTGGAGACAAGGTTTGAGAAGTGGCTGTATGTATTGAAAAACCTTAATCGTTTAGATCGGATACCGGAAAAGTTAAGAGAAAAAATATTTGAACGGCTATTTGAAGTAGCCGAGATTGCGAAATTCACCCGCGAAGAGTTATTATCCTATGAAGACAGTTTAAAATATTACAGAGATCTTAAAAACTCATTGGATCTGGCAAAAGAGGAAGGAAAAGTTGAAGAGAAAATAGAAACAATTAAGCGCGGTCATCGTGAGGGGTTGTCGGTTGATATACTATCAAAACTGACAGGATTAACTCAGAATGAGATCAGGCGAATAATTAGCTAG